AGCTGAGCAGCCCTTTATCACCCATGACATGCGTATATGGTGACGCATTTTTGGAAAGGAGGGTATTTGACATGGTGCCCAGGACTGAGGAGGTGCCGGGACCTGGTGTTTCCTCCTCCCtgaccccctcgcccccccccattccctggCTTTAGACGGGCGTGTCTGTCAACACCAGGAGAGGTGATGCGTGTGTCAGAGATCTGGCCTCCCACGTTCACTGGGAGACTGGCAGCAAGCTGGGCctgaggagagatggagagagggaggaagagacagagagagggagagaggaagagaggaacagagaggagagagggagggagagacagagagagaggaaaggaggaagagagggggagtgagagggagagatagagggagagagagagagggacgaaGGATGAGacggagatagagagagagagggaaggagaggagagggagacagagtgagagaggaagagagggagggagggggagaaaaagacagagggaggggagagttTTGCCGTTTTCTCACGACCTCTCGAGCTCCTGAGATCATCTGGGAGCTATTCATTTCCTGccagaaagcccccccccacacccccccgcccagcaCCCTGAGCCGGCAGGACGGGTGTGAGCCCAGCaacgggaagggggggggcccCGCTGGGTGTTCCTCGGGacaagagagaaagaataaaatatacttatttttttgttttttatctccACCTTGGCTGCAGTATTGAGTCCAGGGCTTGGTGCAGTGAGCTCTGGGTTTTAATCACAAGGCTTGATCATGTTTCAAGCTGCAGTTAGACACAGAAGTgcagaatgaatgtgtgtgtgtggggtgggggggggggggggggtggatttcaGAGGTGGCGCCATATGGAAGCACTTAAGAGCCAAAGTTGAGGAAACAAGCAGGGAGAgatccccccagcccccccgccgcccggcATGCACGCGTTGAGTGTGGGAAAAGTTAATTGACGGCGTGAAAGGCAGCTGACACCccgctgcgtgtgtgtgacggtaggcacgcgcgcacacgctcAGTCGCGTTTCCCCAGCGGTCTGACAGGGGGCGCGCGCCAGAGCCGACGTCGGGGTTTTTACGAGGGGGCGCCtccacgtccccccccccccccccccccccccgacccaaaGCCGGCTCGGGCGCGTAATTCCGGGTCTTTTCCACTTACCGCGCCAGGGGGTGGGATTTATTGCGCCGCCACGTTGCCGCGACGATATCGTCGACAGCAGTACCCCTGGCAACGTAACAGCCAACCGCATGCTGCTGTGAACGTCGCGTGCTAACCAGGCCAGGCAGTCTTTGGCCTTGTACTGGGGGGGACTGTACGTTGCCACGACGATATCGACAGCAGTACCCCCCGCAACGTAACAGCCAACCACATGCTGTGAGCGTCGCGTGCTAACCAGGCCAGGCAGTCTTTGGCCttgtactggggggggggggctgttcagTGCTGTatgccgcccccccctccacaccacctccacaccaccaccaccaccaccacccaggCTCTGTAGGCCTCCACAGCTTGTAAACATGTTCGTCCCCGTGGAAACGGCGGCTCTCGTATGGTTCCAATCGCTCCGCTGCAGCCCCCCCTGTTTAAAGGTGTGATGGAAATTCGGAGCGATCTCTCCCGTCCGCTCCGCGCACTGTGCCTCTTAGCGCATTAGTAATTGCAAACACCTGCAaatccccgccccgccccgccccttcccaGTAAACTGGCCACACTGGAGTGGCATGGGAACCTGCCGCACTTATAAAATAGGGGGGAGATTGCAAACAGGGAGGGGATCGCCGCATTTTAACGCACACACTGGGAAGCTGTTGTCACTCTCTGGCATTCAGCTGtcaagaaatttttttttttgtgcactcCAACCAAACTTGAGAGCAGAGGGGCCATAGTGCTGCTCATTCTGAGCCCTTCTGACCCGCAGCGTTAACGCTGCCCTATCAGAAAGCAGCGAAATATGCGCGTGCTGCCACACACAAACCGTAACAAACTGCACCAACAGCCTTCAGTCAACCCAAGTAAGAACTCGTTAACAACAGAATCTCAGGGACCCCGGTCCTGCCTGGTGCTGTGTAGGTAGCTAGTGTCACTCATCTTCTCAACCTAGCAGCAGGGGTATTATTTGGGGTATTACCTACCTCTCTATTAGGCCCCCAAACAATAACGCATTAAAGGGTAGCACAGAGCAGCTCGCGCACGATGAAAGACGACTGTCCCGCTCTTTACTCTTCCCAAGCGCACACAAACGAACCTCAAAGAAAACGGTAACAATCTCTAATGATTCCGTAATTTTAGCTTGTAATTGCTCTTCAGCCATAGACTGCGGGGAGATTGCAGATATAAGAGTAACAATGTTCTGCCAGTCATCACAGAACAGCCGTTGACAGTTTGACAAAGAGTAGTTTGGATGCAGAGTCGGGACTCGCGTCTGTCGTTCTCTTGTACACACAGGCAAAGGTCAGTCTGTATGTCTCACAAACGGAGAGAAATGAGAGgcgaattattatttttttaaagtttattacCGAGAGCGTTGGCTTGCTTGCACTGTGACACGTTTTTTTCGTTTGCAAAGCTCATCGATCGCCATTGTTGGGTCGAGACCGGGGCAGTAAACTCTTCTCTTGCTAGATGGCGCCAGTGGTCGAAGAATGATATCACTCGTTCCAAATCAGCACGAGGCACAGAGTGCGACTATGTGGCGCGTATCGGCATTTATGAAACTGAAGCTGATCGTAGGCATGTTTATTCGTTGTTAAACGGACATTAGGGGGTGTTTTACGCATCGTTTTCAGAACAGATATTacaaaggggagagaggggagaaatcTGTTAATTTATACTGAACTTTGAATATGGTTAGGAGGGCACTTATTAATTGGCTTGAGTCCTTATTTATCATTCAAATCGCTACAGGATAAGACTagaatgtaggctacaacaCGCTACGTGAATCTTGTTTAAAATAGTTTGAACCTTTTTCCAGGAGCATCACAGTCCTGTCTGGTCTCGTTTCCCCCAGcgtatgtttttgtatttctgaaatcACCTGGATTTGGTGAAACACCTGGTTGGCCCGTGACCAAATCCAAAAGGCTTTAGAGGGACGAGTAGATCCTGCTCTGTAGGATCCTGGAAGTGTTTGTGTACATACCGTGTTCTCTTGTAATGTATTAAGGTTGAGTCCGTTTCCGCGTGCACTGAAATGAGAACCGAGGAGGACTTATCCAGGCAGCGTTTGGCACGCGATTATTCAACTAGATAggtgctggttttcgttcccctcccgcgctgtgtgtgtgtgcgagagagagacagagagagagagcgctatGGACTTGAATAGATTTTCAATTATTGATTATTACCGGGTAGCCTAACACATTTGCTAGTGTTTTATGAGATATGACCATTATCAATTTGTTAACAATATTTTAGACGGATTCAGTTCAACAGATAGAACACGTTCTTTCCTCGCTCGTCAGTTTACTTTTCCTAAAGATCTTTGTAAGAAGACTCACGCACGAGTCTTAACAACATAGGTTTGCTTGTTTAGACTGTGTGCTTTAACGACTCATGATTAGCAAATAATGCGGCATAATGCGGTGTGTAGGCTAGCTATATATCCTGCTTGGAAAAACTCGATGGAATAGTTTTTACGCACACCATTAGGACATTACTTTGTATTCGAATGGACAGCACATTATTAATTGCACATTAATATTACGCTTGTGGTTATATTTCACCGTTTctgtttcattgaaatatgGTAATAAATTTCACGactttggctaaaaaaaaatcaagaaattaAACGTCAGTTTCCGTCGGTCAAGCGTAGTTTTATCTGAGCAAACTGTAAACATGGAGACAGCGTGATGTTCTGGATATCTTTAGAAATTTATTTGTCTtccaaaatgaagaaattttTAAGAGCATTCAACATTTCTTTGGCATCACACAGTAAAAAGATACCGCGAATATAAAAAAACGCACTTCATTCACTTGACAATACGATTCTCGTTTCAATATGAACTTTTCCctcatatatacaaatatagtGCAGAATCTTCtctttcatacattttcatacaaaaaaaaaactttccgaACAGAATCTCGTAACATTTCAAGAATAATCTATGTCTTTTTTTCAAAGTCTTTAAAATAACCCTCTACCAAGGTCTCCATACGGAGTCCGCGGTGACTGAGGGTGCACCAGGGGAAACCGCCACTGGAACCGGCGTGCTGACGTTGTTGGCGTATACTGGTATAACTGGTCCATTGGTTGCAAATGCAGTGTTCGGAATCAAAAAAGCGAATTGTCCATCAGTGGCCGGCACGAGCTGGAAGCCACCGTACACTTTCGTTCCCTCGGACGGCAGACTGCCGGAAGAGCCGTTCTTGCAGGGAATCCCGTTCAGCGGTAGCACGTTGCCTTGCGGCGATGCGCCGGGGATCTGAACCATGGGTTGACCGAACGCGGGATGAGGAGCGCCGGCGGGTATTTGGTGCTGGGCTGATGGGTAGTTCAGGGCGTTGATCTGCGTCATGCAGCTGGCGAGGTGACCGAGAAGTCGAGTCCTGACCTCGGTGTTGACCCCTTCGCACGTGGACAGGAAACGGGTGACTTCGTTCATACATTCGCTGAATCCCGCTCTGTATTTCCCTAGAACGGTGGGGTCCGAGTTCAGAGCAGCTGTCGGGAGGCAAACGAAAACGTCGTGAGCACGGTCAGTTCCTCAGGTCCTTAAATGGACACACTGAACCGAGATACTGTCCAGTAAATAAAACGTGTAACACAATTTCATGACTCGGgcacgataaaaaaaaaaaaaagttggaatAAACGGGtaaataaatgactcaataaTGTTTTGCAACTTCCTCCTGGAACACCCCTTAAAAACGtgtatataaataatgataagaCCATGCGCCCGGAAGCCAAGTCGGTAAAAGCGCAGCCGAATGCCATCGTGACCGCAGACGGAAATTTGGATATAGCAGCAATGACATGTTGAaaggtgtatttatttatttttattcatttatttatttatttgacagggacaataaacattgatcaacatcactattatgtgatgtaaacgtgccagatttagctagatcgctaatttccatctgttgtccctgggcaggctgatgttaaCACATAAACAACAAACAGACCAGACTAGAAGCCATAGTACAactttaaaagcacataaaaaacagacacacggAGCTTGTAAGCAGGCATGAGCAACACAGAAGCAGGCACATTGCAAAGATCAAAGTTCATAAACTCACCAGTCATCTGCGCTCTCTGTAGGTTTCTGAGGTGTTTCACTGTCATTTCAAGGATGTCCGCTTTTTCCAACTTTGAGTGcctggagctctgtgtgaaTACGATTTAATTTGCTTAGTGTCCATTAAATCATAGCAATACAGTAAACAGAATTCTGTCGCCTCATTTAAAACAACGCTCAAAGCAAAACTGCTAGTATTTGCGCATGCTAGACCAGGACTGCTTATGAATTGGAGCTTGTAAATGGCGATGTTTATATTAACTACTTATAACATAAACCTGTCGTGTTACTTACATCCTTTTTGAGCGCGTCCAAGATTAGCGTTTTCAGATGGCCCAGACTTTCGTTGATTCGTGctcttctccttttctccaTAATCGGTTTAGATGactaaaaagacaaaaacaaaaaaagaagcaaaatgaGAGATGTTACGACCTGCAGTACACGGGTTCTGCAGCTGTGTCATCGCTATGTGAGACTGTCATGATGTCTAATGGCAAAGACAAGACCGCGTACCTTTCTGTGTTCCGAGGCCGTCTTGGGTTTGTCCGGTGTTGTGTTGATGCTCGCCGGAGTGGCGGCGACCGGTGAGGAGGACGATTTCTCCATCGTGTCCGCGGGCATCTTCATATGGAAAATTATCCCACGCGCTCAGCAACAGCGAATCTGTGGAATCCCTCAAGACGACTGTAGCCttatttaacaaaatgcaaCCGCTTCACCGCGAGAAAAGTCCTCGAGAAAACGTGAAAATCCCCAGTTTTTTTGAGAAATGGAGCCCTTTCCTTTGAGATGTTCGGGAGGGAAAACGCAGTGCTTTGCAGTAGTACACCTTTATGAATGGAAAACTGTGTCCCCGATGGAGCGGAGCGAGAACGGTGTAACCAGCTCTGAGTTTACAGTTAGCCTGTCAACGTCGAGAGTGCCTTATCGCACTTCTTGCGAGTCTTATTTATATCTGAGACTGCACGCGAACGGCTCGTGTGAAACTTCCCAAACTTTCTTTCCCACAGTAACTTTCTACCAATCAGCGCGAGAGACACGCGGCCCGAGGGGAGGATGGCTCGTGGTCGGCGCGCCTCCATTGGCTGTTTGGTGTTTGAGCGCGCGGCCAATGGCGCACTGCCGGTCTCGGGGCACAAGCGGGCCTCCGCCATCAATCATTTCGTTTGCGCGTTAACACTTTAGGTTCTACTGCCAGAGAAAAGTGGCAGGATTTCGTCTTGCAGTTAAATGGCTGTTTTCTAATCTTTTCTAAAATGACCCAATGTCAAGGGTGTGTGGAAATAATCAAGCCCCTATCATTACAATCTATAAACTGCACATTGGCAAATTACACTATTAATTACGCACAGCATAATTGGCTCATTTGCATGTTAAGGTACTGAgatcttgaaaaaaatatagaataaataCTTAGGATGTGTCCTAAATAGGGAGGTCAGTTTACCAGATGCTTGCGAATTTTAATGTGTCTTGTTCCAATCGCAAATGCTCAAGTTTAATGTATTAAGGAATACATAGAACATTGATATCAGCCTATTAATACTGAGAAAAGGTAAGGATTGAAATAGAATAATTGCAATAACTGTAGCCTACAGTTGCAGGAGGGAAATGTGTGCAGTGAATTGTGAATTGTGTTGTGGCTAGCTGTAAATTAGAATACTTGTTAGGAAGCtgaacacaattaaaatgtttgtaaaatgttaatttcaggGACAGCATCTAATTAGGCTACATCATCGCCATTAACAACAAGATTCAAAAAAGTTAACCGCCGACTTTACGGGCGCAGCCTTAATTGCTGGCACTCGACTCGGCAGTGACTGCGCTGTGTCTTTAAAGCGCTGCGCTGCGCGGCGCAAGCCTGGCAGTTTGACATCTGTCGGCATGCGATCGCTATTGTGAATGTGGAGCACGTGCCAGGATGTTTTATTGCCGCTGTGGTTGAGGTTTGGCGGCCGGGCtgggggtggcggtggtggtttACATTAGAGGGAAGGTAAATAGCAGCTGCTGTGTTAAAGCCTGGGAAAACCACGCCCACCGTGAGCAGGATCGGGCTTATTGGAATGTGAGTCAGTGCAGTTATTTCTGAAAGAAGCACGAGGCGCGAGCAAGAGCGCTGCACTACTCGATGGAAGGAAAGGGTGGCGCTCGTCAGTCATGTCACAATTCACAACATTATCAGCGTAACATCAATGGGCATTTATTGTAGATATAACAACCTATGAAACtccaatatttcaatatttcgtTTTCGTATTTCTGTTTGTAACAGATCAGCCTACACTGGTAATCcatgcacattcatttaaaacatacCCATTAAAGTTTcgtaaattatttaaataatatggaAATACCTCATTAATGTGAATGATTGTCTGGACACAGTTTAAGCAAATTAATCAATGTAAGCAACAATTGAGACAAATTATGTGAATGTCCCAGCTCAAAGACTGGGTATTAATTAGCCTAAATAAAggagtttgattttatttagatGGGAAATATGCTACTTTACACATAGGCAATATCACCAGCAATTTACAATAGCCATGTATGCGGAACTGCGTAAACGTTAGAATCTGACGGCAAAAACAACCTTTTACCTGCACTAATGCCATTTCCTGAAGGCGTGCTTTGTTAGTTTTGGTGGATGAAGAGTTTCCTATATCAACAGACGTTGCAGCCATAAGCACGTGGGAGGCGTTTGCCCTTGTTACCTTGTGTGGCTCGCGCGGCAGCACTGGCTCCCCTGCGCAACGCTgggagatctccagctgttccGCACCGCGCGACACGTGGCGGGCAAGCGACCGGGGGAAGGCGCTGCTCCTGCCGGATTGCAGGCGGCAGCTGGGAGACGCTGCGCTCGCTGTGCTCAGATCAGGAATTTGATAGGCGGATTTTCGAAAGGCTTCGCCCCTTTCCGCTTTGCCTGACCGTGTGGATATGTTTGTACAGGCGATTGCCTGCTCAAACTGAGATATTAATTgatcacagacaaacagaataACAgtacaacattttttattaacaaatta
This is a stretch of genomic DNA from Anguilla rostrata isolate EN2019 chromosome 4, ASM1855537v3, whole genome shotgun sequence. It encodes these proteins:
- the LOC135252302 gene encoding transcription factor HES-1-B-like, translating into MKMPADTMEKSSSSPVAATPASINTTPDKPKTASEHRKSSKPIMEKRRRARINESLGHLKTLILDALKKDSSRHSKLEKADILEMTVKHLRNLQRAQMTAALNSDPTVLGKYRAGFSECMNEVTRFLSTCEGVNTEVRTRLLGHLASCMTQINALNYPSAQHQIPAGAPHPAFGQPMVQIPGASPQGNVLPLNGIPCKNGSSGSLPSEGTKVYGGFQLVPATDGQFAFLIPNTAFATNGPVIPVYANNVSTPVPVAVSPGAPSVTADSVWRPW